One Paenibacillus crassostreae DNA segment encodes these proteins:
- a CDS encoding type I restriction endonuclease subunit R, which yields MSDTPKNASEKTFQENFIKELQRYKWEAPDFLNGNKQKVTVVDLVNHWRSELNRINADQLEGVELTDSEFSQVMAKVQQISNSYEAAKILAIEESKGKIDGIYRDDNPIITRKQITLTIFKKAEVRGGDSSYRIAREVQTPNGNRFDIVLLINGLPLINIEQKRTDKTLDEAFGQFMRYYRGGEYNNNFMAFSQMMVITSEIATRYFATPKTYEDFNPSFVFHWADKKNNVVNDWEKVIGQFLMIPMAHQIVGDYLVIDEAREEENRRHMLMRPYQVHALQAVEGAAFGWDNDEKLPHGGFVWHTTGSGKTITSFKTALFLSTRAGFDKVIFLVDRRELDNRTSENFKAYAAYESVSVDDTQRTYQLKKILKSAKNGIVVTTTFKLNNVVKELEEAHDASLADKKFVFIIDEAHRTTMGQMMGSIKQYFKKNGLFYGFTGTPLFDENLIKGMINEKSEVINTTEKLFGPNLHEYTIEQAIADKNVLGFHVDYINTGEFKSYEDLREQLIEKMKEEHPEKLERDIERQVQAFSEVDVEKQAKKNKLLIYQDETHIPRVVEEILNNWESQSQDGKFNAILTVAYKNRVMAYYDEFKKQLTERGETLNIAMTFSFGNENDTTPLDPKIVRAMFKDYAVFTGIEFVAGDKKHGEDAYFEDVVERATRGGSGRNTKNIDLVIVADQLLTGYDSKWLNTLYVDRSLELQGLIQAYSRTNRIFGFTKEFGTIINFQYPRITEEIVNEALRLYSSGGKSSKAIVDTYVTAVQKLEIKVAELLPTLPNPTDWQTIKDDEVAKEAFILAFEDAAEQFNLVQQYYEYKWNDGSFGIDEHTWLQYLGAYRNLTWQPGTPSLPTPVNALVGKTKLAGTQVIDANHILSLIGLKVTSPNGVQTVDKETLRIIYEQIQELSNMGEHEQAQLLKEFVDTELVPGNLSNSLNFDEAFELWKLSKLQNAVNDFAVEWGLDSATLEKSVLAYSTAQPSVVPYIHDLIRSVDFNKATDKSAGNKLKHNMMLTTKLPEWIAETKQKYH from the coding sequence GTGAGTGATACACCAAAAAATGCGTCAGAGAAAACGTTTCAAGAAAATTTTATCAAAGAGCTGCAAAGATATAAATGGGAAGCGCCTGACTTTCTAAATGGCAACAAGCAAAAAGTAACCGTCGTTGACCTGGTTAATCATTGGCGTAGTGAACTCAATCGTATTAATGCTGATCAGCTTGAAGGTGTGGAATTGACGGATAGCGAGTTCAGCCAAGTGATGGCTAAAGTTCAGCAAATCAGCAACAGTTATGAAGCAGCGAAGATACTAGCCATTGAAGAATCGAAAGGCAAGATCGACGGCATTTATCGTGACGACAATCCAATAATTACGAGAAAACAAATCACCTTGACGATTTTCAAAAAAGCAGAAGTACGTGGTGGAGACTCTAGTTATCGAATTGCTAGAGAGGTACAGACACCTAACGGTAACCGTTTTGATATAGTCTTACTGATAAACGGCTTGCCGCTTATCAATATCGAGCAAAAACGGACAGATAAAACGCTAGATGAAGCATTTGGACAGTTTATGCGTTACTATCGTGGCGGTGAATACAATAATAACTTCATGGCGTTTTCACAGATGATGGTCATTACTTCTGAAATCGCTACTCGTTATTTCGCTACACCAAAAACGTATGAAGACTTTAACCCTAGTTTTGTCTTCCATTGGGCGGATAAGAAAAATAATGTTGTAAACGATTGGGAAAAAGTAATTGGACAATTTCTGATGATTCCTATGGCGCATCAGATAGTAGGCGATTATTTGGTTATTGATGAAGCACGCGAGGAAGAAAACAGACGACATATGCTTATGCGTCCTTATCAAGTCCATGCCCTGCAAGCGGTTGAAGGTGCAGCATTTGGTTGGGACAACGATGAAAAATTACCTCATGGCGGATTTGTATGGCACACGACTGGTTCAGGAAAGACGATTACTAGCTTCAAAACTGCTTTGTTTTTATCGACTAGAGCAGGATTTGATAAAGTCATCTTTCTTGTTGATCGGCGTGAACTAGACAATCGGACGAGCGAGAACTTCAAAGCATATGCAGCTTATGAGTCGGTTTCCGTTGATGATACACAACGCACCTATCAGTTAAAAAAAATACTTAAATCAGCTAAAAACGGTATTGTGGTGACAACAACATTCAAACTAAATAATGTAGTGAAGGAACTAGAAGAAGCTCACGATGCTAGTTTGGCGGATAAGAAATTTGTCTTTATTATTGATGAAGCACATCGTACAACAATGGGACAAATGATGGGGAGCATTAAGCAATACTTCAAGAAAAATGGACTCTTTTACGGTTTTACGGGTACGCCTTTATTTGATGAAAACTTGATCAAAGGAATGATCAACGAAAAAAGTGAAGTCATTAATACGACCGAAAAGCTATTCGGGCCTAATTTACATGAGTATACGATAGAACAAGCGATTGCAGATAAAAACGTACTAGGCTTTCACGTTGACTATATCAATACGGGAGAGTTTAAGAGTTACGAAGATTTGAGAGAACAGCTTATCGAGAAAATGAAAGAAGAACACCCAGAGAAACTTGAAAGAGATATTGAACGTCAAGTTCAAGCATTTTCAGAAGTTGACGTTGAAAAACAAGCGAAGAAAAACAAATTACTAATCTATCAAGATGAAACACATATTCCACGTGTAGTTGAAGAAATTCTGAATAACTGGGAATCACAATCACAAGATGGGAAATTTAATGCGATTTTGACCGTCGCTTATAAAAATCGAGTGATGGCTTATTATGATGAATTTAAGAAGCAGCTGACGGAGCGTGGGGAAACATTAAATATCGCTATGACCTTTAGTTTTGGGAATGAAAATGACACTACGCCACTTGACCCTAAGATTGTAAGAGCTATGTTTAAGGACTATGCTGTATTTACGGGCATTGAATTTGTCGCTGGTGATAAAAAACATGGTGAGGATGCTTACTTTGAAGATGTTGTGGAACGTGCCACGAGGGGTGGTAGTGGGCGTAACACTAAGAACATAGATCTTGTGATTGTGGCAGATCAACTATTGACAGGCTATGATTCTAAGTGGCTTAATACGCTTTATGTAGACCGCTCTCTTGAACTTCAAGGTTTGATTCAAGCCTATTCACGAACAAACCGTATATTTGGCTTTACTAAAGAGTTTGGAACGATTATTAACTTCCAATATCCACGGATTACCGAAGAAATTGTTAATGAAGCTTTGAGGTTATATAGTAGTGGTGGAAAGAGCAGTAAGGCAATTGTTGATACCTATGTAACCGCGGTACAAAAGCTAGAGATCAAAGTTGCCGAATTGCTACCTACTCTACCTAACCCTACAGACTGGCAGACAATAAAAGATGATGAAGTGGCAAAAGAAGCATTTATACTTGCTTTTGAGGATGCCGCCGAACAGTTTAATTTGGTTCAACAATATTATGAGTATAAGTGGAATGACGGTTCTTTTGGGATTGACGAGCATACGTGGTTGCAATATCTCGGTGCGTATAGAAACTTAACGTGGCAACCCGGCACTCCATCGCTGCCCACACCCGTTAATGCACTTGTTGGAAAAACAAAGTTAGCAGGGACACAAGTCATAGACGCAAACCATATTCTTAGTTTAATCGGTTTAAAAGTGACTTCACCAAATGGTGTGCAAACAGTAGATAAAGAAACGCTCCGTATTATTTACGAACAAATTCAAGAGTTGAGTAATATGGGGGAACATGAGCAAGCACAGTTATTGAAGGAATTTGTAGATACTGAGCTTGTACCTGGCAACTTATCAAACAGTTTGAATTTTGATGAAGCATTCGAACTTTGGAAATTGAGTAAGCTACAAAATGCGGTGAATGATTTTGCGGTGGAGTGGGGACTAGATAGCGCTACGCTTGAAAAGTCAGTACTTGCTTATTCTACTGCACAACCTAGTGTTGTTCCTTATATTCATGATCTCATTAGAAGTGTGGATTTCAATAAAGCAACTGATAAATCAGCAGGGAATAAGTTAAAGCATAATATGATGCTAACTACTAAACTTCCAGAGTGGATTGCTGAAACAAAGCAAAAATATCATTAA
- a CDS encoding restriction endonuclease subunit S yields MTGQTDLVPKRRFQEFLNSHDWEQRKLGELAEFNPKSMLPDKFEYVDLESVVGTDLITHRTESKESAPSRAQRLAQRGDVFYQTVRPYQKNNYLYDLPYDNYVFSTGYAQMRPSIDSYFLLSRVQEELFVKAVLDRSTGTSYPAINSNDLAELEIKVPIYGEEQVKIGSLFRSLDHLITLHQRKLEKTKALKAAYLSEMFPAEGESEPKRRFAGFTGAWEQRELGEVADIVRGASPRPIQDPKWFDDKSDVGWLRISDVTEQEGRIRYLEQRISKAGQEKTRVLTEPHLLLSIAATVGKPVVNYVKTGVHDGFLIFQNPKFDREFMFQWLEMFRPQWQQYGQPGSQVNLNSNLVKDQEVMLPDGEEQKKIGDFFANLDTLITLHQRKLEKLQNLKKAYLNEMYV; encoded by the coding sequence ATGACGGGACAAACAGATTTAGTACCAAAAAGACGATTTCAGGAATTTCTAAACAGCCACGATTGGGAACAGCGTAAGCTGGGGGAGCTTGCTGAATTTAATCCTAAATCAATGTTGCCAGACAAGTTTGAATACGTTGATTTGGAATCCGTTGTAGGTACTGATTTGATTACTCATCGTACTGAATCAAAAGAATCTGCACCATCTCGAGCTCAACGGTTAGCACAACGTGGAGATGTCTTTTATCAAACAGTTCGTCCTTATCAAAAGAACAACTATTTATATGACCTGCCTTATGATAACTATGTTTTCTCAACCGGTTACGCACAAATGCGACCAAGTATTGATAGTTATTTCTTGCTTAGTCGTGTTCAAGAAGAGTTATTCGTTAAGGCTGTTCTAGATAGAAGTACGGGGACAAGTTATCCTGCCATCAACTCAAATGACTTAGCAGAACTTGAAATTAAAGTACCTATTTATGGTGAGGAACAAGTGAAAATCGGATCATTATTCCGAAGTCTCGACCACCTCATCACCCTTCATCAGCGTAAGTTAGAAAAGACGAAAGCCTTAAAAGCTGCTTATCTTTCTGAAATGTTTCCCGCTGAAGGTGAGAGTGAACCAAAACGGAGATTTGCGGGGTTTACTGGAGCTTGGGAACAGCGTGAGTTGGGGGAGGTTGCTGATATTGTACGTGGCGCAAGTCCTCGACCAATTCAAGACCCGAAATGGTTTGATGATAAATCTGATGTTGGATGGTTACGAATTTCGGATGTAACCGAGCAAGAAGGACGTATTCGTTATCTTGAACAACGTATATCAAAAGCTGGGCAAGAAAAAACCCGTGTATTAACAGAACCGCATCTATTGTTGAGTATTGCCGCAACGGTTGGAAAACCCGTTGTGAATTATGTTAAGACTGGTGTGCACGATGGATTCTTAATATTTCAAAATCCAAAATTTGACCGCGAGTTTATGTTCCAGTGGTTGGAGATGTTCCGCCCGCAATGGCAACAATACGGACAACCTGGTAGTCAAGTTAACTTGAATTCTAATTTAGTAAAAGATCAAGAGGTTATGCTACCAGATGGAGAAGAACAGAAGAAAATAGGTGACTTTTTTGCAAACCTCGACACCCTCATCACCCTTCATCAGCGTAAGTTGGAAAAACTACAAAATCTAAAAAAAGCATATCTAAATGAGATGTATGTATAG
- a CDS encoding type I restriction-modification system subunit M, with protein sequence MITSEEIKRRLWDGANELRGSMDASRYKDYMLGLMFYKFLSDKTLEEFKISSGLGQITESELVEEYVKAKVEYGEELDRMLQMALGYYVAPEYLYQSWLKDINSGNFEVQKVTDSLNNFERTIAVSSDSNDFKGLFSSSTLDLTDTALGSNLNERSKNIKSLILLFADLNMVALQKGDVLGDAYEYLIGQFAMESGKKAGEFYTPHQVSEVMAQIVAKMSDVKTIYDPTVGSGSLLLTVKKHLGKEVQKDLSYYGQEKNTATYNLTRMNLLLHGVRPEKMTIKNGDTLSHDWPEDPERPNEGVQFDAVVMNPPYSVKGWNKAGLKISDPRFEIAGALPPDSKGDFAFLLHGLFHLGQNGTMAIVLPHGVLFRGGAEGEIRERLLEKNRIDSIIGLPSSLFTNTGIPVAVMILKKSRKIDEPVLIIDASRSFIKVGKQNVLQEKDIAKIVDTYVERREEKGYSCLAKRKDILENQYNMNIPRYVEAIDEEIPQDVDAHLLGGIPQQNIEDLKVLQSTVPDILDQSLKGIRNGYVELLKPVEEISKEILSDARIVAKSKEIESKAKSYVYKYWDILRVVDNNSNLNQLMDDMLVEIKTFLAEFKYIDVYNGYQIVAEIWKNSLVHDTEIIALSDFYTAGRTREPNMVTKGSGDKKREEQDGWVGIIVPNELIAKRLYSDELERIEKKKMRILGIENELSDLVEAAKVEDSDEADALGGILNEAGEAFENKSVKAELKKASKGTVEYKLLKNVEELFTDKSTLSKAVKADEKALKEAAQERILTLTNEEIDILMYEKWFGNTVETIVGLAELPLNAELNTLQLLHDRYVETLSVLDEESRDLEAAFVALKSELVVRS encoded by the coding sequence GTGATTACATCAGAAGAAATTAAACGTAGATTATGGGACGGAGCAAATGAATTACGTGGCTCAATGGATGCCAGCCGTTATAAAGATTACATGCTTGGTTTGATGTTCTATAAGTTTTTGAGTGATAAAACGTTGGAAGAATTCAAAATAAGCAGCGGTTTAGGGCAAATAACTGAATCTGAATTAGTAGAGGAATATGTAAAGGCAAAAGTAGAATACGGTGAAGAACTAGATAGAATGCTTCAAATGGCACTTGGTTATTATGTTGCTCCTGAATATCTCTACCAATCGTGGTTAAAAGACATTAATTCAGGAAATTTCGAAGTTCAAAAAGTAACAGATAGCTTGAATAATTTCGAGCGCACAATTGCTGTATCTAGTGATTCTAATGACTTCAAAGGATTGTTTTCAAGTTCGACACTTGATTTAACGGATACGGCTTTAGGTAGCAATCTAAACGAGCGTAGTAAAAACATTAAGTCTCTAATTTTGCTGTTTGCAGACTTGAACATGGTAGCATTGCAAAAAGGCGATGTATTAGGAGATGCGTATGAGTATCTTATCGGTCAGTTTGCAATGGAATCAGGGAAAAAGGCAGGGGAGTTCTACACGCCCCATCAAGTTAGTGAAGTCATGGCACAAATTGTAGCAAAAATGTCTGATGTTAAGACAATCTATGACCCCACTGTTGGTTCTGGTTCGCTACTTTTGACGGTTAAGAAGCATTTAGGTAAAGAAGTCCAAAAGGATTTGAGCTATTACGGGCAAGAAAAGAATACAGCTACCTATAACTTGACTCGTATGAATTTATTACTTCATGGTGTCCGTCCAGAAAAAATGACGATTAAAAATGGGGACACGCTTTCGCATGATTGGCCCGAAGACCCAGAACGTCCGAATGAAGGTGTACAGTTTGATGCAGTAGTTATGAATCCACCTTATTCCGTAAAAGGTTGGAACAAAGCAGGGTTAAAAATCAGTGACCCTCGTTTTGAAATTGCCGGGGCATTGCCACCAGATTCAAAAGGGGATTTCGCATTCCTTTTACATGGATTATTTCACTTAGGTCAAAATGGTACGATGGCGATTGTCTTGCCTCATGGAGTATTATTCCGAGGTGGGGCTGAGGGAGAGATTCGTGAAAGGCTGTTAGAGAAAAACCGCATTGATAGTATCATTGGCTTGCCGAGTAGCCTATTCACCAATACAGGTATTCCAGTAGCCGTGATGATATTGAAGAAGAGTCGTAAAATAGATGAGCCTGTCTTGATTATTGATGCCTCTCGCAGTTTTATTAAAGTCGGCAAACAGAATGTTCTACAAGAAAAAGACATTGCAAAAATTGTGGATACATATGTTGAGCGTAGAGAAGAAAAGGGTTATAGCTGTTTGGCGAAACGTAAAGATATTCTCGAAAATCAATATAACATGAACATTCCTCGCTATGTTGAAGCAATAGACGAAGAAATTCCCCAAGATGTGGATGCACATTTACTTGGTGGGATTCCTCAACAGAATATTGAAGACTTGAAGGTTTTGCAGTCTACAGTGCCAGATATATTAGATCAGTCTTTGAAGGGAATTCGTAATGGTTATGTTGAACTTTTGAAACCAGTTGAGGAAATATCTAAGGAAATATTAAGTGACGCTCGCATTGTTGCAAAATCGAAAGAAATCGAAAGTAAAGCAAAATCATATGTTTATAAGTATTGGGACATTTTACGAGTCGTAGACAACAATAGCAATTTGAATCAGTTAATGGATGACATGCTTGTTGAAATCAAGACGTTTTTGGCGGAGTTTAAATATATTGATGTTTATAACGGTTATCAGATTGTGGCGGAGATTTGGAAAAATTCATTGGTCCATGATACAGAAATTATCGCATTGAGTGATTTCTATACGGCAGGACGAACTCGTGAGCCTAATATGGTGACGAAAGGATCAGGCGATAAAAAACGTGAAGAGCAAGATGGTTGGGTTGGTATTATCGTACCGAATGAGTTGATAGCAAAACGTTTGTACAGTGATGAGTTAGAAAGAATCGAAAAAAAGAAAATGCGTATTCTAGGAATTGAAAATGAACTTTCGGACTTAGTAGAGGCTGCGAAAGTTGAAGATAGCGATGAAGCCGATGCTTTAGGTGGAATCTTAAATGAAGCTGGCGAGGCTTTTGAAAATAAGTCGGTCAAGGCGGAATTAAAGAAAGCAAGCAAAGGAACGGTTGAATATAAACTTCTGAAAAATGTTGAAGAGTTATTTACAGATAAATCAACACTTAGCAAAGCAGTAAAAGCAGATGAAAAAGCACTTAAAGAAGCTGCACAAGAGCGTATTCTGACATTAACAAATGAAGAAATTGATATATTAATGTATGAAAAATGGTTCGGCAACACAGTGGAAACCATCGTCGGTTTGGCGGAGTTACCGCTAAATGCAGAGCTGAACACGCTACAGTTGTTGCATGATCGTTATGTTGAGACATTGTCAGTGCTCGACGAGGAAAGTCGTGACTTGGAAGCAGCGTTTGTAGCATTGAAGAGTGAATTGGTGGTGAGATCATGA
- a CDS encoding DUF932 domain-containing protein, with translation MPANIETMFYVREAPWHGLGNRVEHALSSDEALQAAGLDWTVIQKSIQTEDFAEIPGYKANIRASDQRMLGVVTDRYKIVQNYEAFAFADELLGEGVRFETAGSLQNGKKVWLLAKLPENYIIAGDRISPYMVFSNSHDGSGSIKVAMTPVRIVCQNTLNLALNSAKRMWTTIHTGNIKSKLEEAKKTLLHAELYMDKLGVEIDRLHRIKTPDHKVLEYIEFLLPMPEQATKLQEKNVQQLREDLHARYFEAPDLKQVGKNGYRFINAVSDFATHAKPLRETASYKENLFLRTMEGNPLIDRAYELILATA, from the coding sequence ATGCCAGCAAACATCGAAACCATGTTTTACGTAAGAGAAGCACCATGGCACGGACTCGGCAATAGAGTCGAACACGCACTCAGTTCGGATGAGGCATTACAAGCAGCCGGTTTGGATTGGACTGTCATTCAGAAATCAATTCAAACCGAAGACTTCGCTGAAATCCCAGGCTACAAAGCAAACATCCGAGCATCCGACCAACGGATGCTCGGTGTCGTTACGGACAGATACAAGATTGTCCAAAATTATGAAGCATTCGCCTTTGCTGATGAACTGCTTGGTGAAGGGGTGAGATTTGAAACCGCGGGTAGCTTGCAGAACGGCAAGAAGGTATGGCTGCTCGCCAAACTGCCGGAGAACTACATCATCGCTGGGGATCGTATCTCACCATACATGGTGTTCTCCAACAGTCACGATGGCAGTGGGAGCATTAAGGTGGCGATGACCCCAGTACGCATCGTCTGTCAGAACACCTTGAATTTAGCTCTTAATAGTGCTAAGCGGATGTGGACTACCATTCATACCGGTAATATCAAGTCAAAGCTGGAAGAGGCCAAGAAGACGTTGCTCCATGCTGAACTGTATATGGACAAGCTAGGAGTCGAGATTGATCGACTCCATCGGATCAAAACGCCTGATCATAAGGTTTTGGAATATATTGAATTTCTGCTTCCAATGCCAGAACAGGCAACGAAGCTTCAGGAGAAGAATGTTCAGCAACTGCGTGAGGATTTGCATGCAAGATACTTCGAAGCACCTGATCTAAAACAAGTCGGTAAAAATGGTTATCGCTTCATCAACGCCGTCTCGGATTTCGCTACTCATGCCAAACCACTTAGAGAGACAGCATCTTACAAGGAAAACCTGTTTCTGCGTACGATGGAAGGCAATCCGCTTATCGACAGAGC